A region of Oncorhynchus masou masou isolate Uvic2021 chromosome 29, UVic_Omas_1.1, whole genome shotgun sequence DNA encodes the following proteins:
- the LOC135520532 gene encoding gastrula zinc finger protein XlCGF57.1-like, which yields MKNKSVKKQHKIRSKHHRDPIKTECETQSDDVNCKREEPDISQAPSPNTKGVTSNSIQIKEEPADFEVQSHCFDSRALHKDSGTVITKTETDSIYISQGTVEVKAEYDSDSEIHKVVVKRETQVCFMKEENVGEENTDEDTEDRRDTDSNRVSSPQFFPCTYCTISFTDHSFLEKHIKWNHQKEYLAMLRNSFSKSSGTETVPTHSCLHCSLMFQTPRLLSIHTLQIHPSATPRKPARPHRVSVKLYTCPQCARRFRYLGSLQNHCELSHKMAVVSTNGHLSCADCGKSFKNCWGLGPHQCHEPEGTEPQDIKPVVCLDVGFHCSECGKILCSPQSLNIHMRIHTGEKPYACKECGKRFAESGSLRKHLLIHSGVKAFKCQECGKDFARMKGLRSHMTTHSGKKQYSCSHCDRQFGYKSSLTIHLRSHTGEKPFHCTECGKDFSIKRNLRLHLKIHNNEKGHQCGECGLKVIDIGALKTHMRSHTGERPYHCTVCSKQFIRLEHLKNHQRTHTGERPYVCSECSKSFAQSGDLTKHIRTHTGEKPYECSVCHGCYTSSGDLGKHMRIHNGSRPFPCQECDKSFRLVGHLKTHMRTHTGERPYSCPRCLRTFARTHHLSVHVAQCR from the exons ATGAAGAACAAATCTGTGAAAAAACAACACAAAATCAGGTCTAAACACCATCGAGACCCCATCAAAACAGAGTGTGAAACACAGTCAGATGATGTTAACTGCAAAAGAGAGGAACCAGACATTAGCCAAGCTCCCTCTCCCAACACTAAAGGGGTAACTTCCAACTCCATCCAAATTAAAGAGGAACCAGCAGACTTTGAAGTACAGAGTCATTGCTTCGATTCTAGAGCACTCCACAAGGATTCTGGAACCGTCATAACCAAGACTGAAACAGATTCCATTTACATTAGCCAAGGAACAGTAGAGGTAAAAGCGGAGTATGATTCTGATTCTGAAATACATAAGGTGGTGGTTAAGAGAGAAACTCAAGTGTGTTTCATGAAGGAGGAGAATGTGGGTGAAGAAAACACAGATGAGGACACCGAAGACAGGAGGGATACAGACAGCAACAGAG tctcttctCCTCAGTTCTTTCCTTGCACATACTGCACCATCTCCTTCACCGACCATTCCTTCCTGGAGAAGCACATCAAGTGGAACCACCAGAAGGAGTATCTGGCCATGTTGAGAAACAGTTTTTCAAAGAGCAGTGGAACAGAGACGGTCCCAACACACAGCTGCCTCCACTGTAGCCTCATGTTCCAAACCCCACGGCTGCTTAGCATCCACACCCTCCAGATCCACCCTTCAGCCACTCCCCGGAAACCTGCCCGTCCCCACAGGGTTTCGGTGAAACTCTACACCTGCCCACAGTGTGCCCGCAGATTCAGGTACCTGGGCAGTCTGCAAAACCACTGTGAGCTTTCACACAAAATGGCTGTTGTCAGCACCAATGGACACCTCAGTTGTGCCGATTGTGGGAAGAGCTTCAAGAATTGTTGGGGACTGGGACCTCACCAGTGTCACGAACCAGAGGGCACTGAACCTCAGGACATTAAGCCTGTGGTTTGTCTGGATGTCGGCTTCCATTGCTCAGAGTGTGGCAAGATCCTCTGTAGTCCTCAGAGCCTGAACATTCACATGCGCATTCACACCGGAGAGAAGCCTTATGCCTGCAAGGAGTGTGGCAAAAGATTTGCGGAGAGCGGCAGTTTACGCAAACACCTGCTGATACACTCTGGAGTCAAGGCATTCAAATGCCAGGAATGTGGGAAGGATTTTGCCCGAATGAAGGGTCTCAGGAGTCACATGACCACTCATTCTGGCAAAAAGCAGTACTCCTGCTCCCACTGTGACCGGCAGTTTGGATACAAGTCTAGTCTGACCATTCACCTACGCTCTCACACGGGTGAGAAACCCTTTCACTGCACAGAGTGTGGTAAAGACTTCTCTATCAAGAGAAACCTGAGGCTTCACCTAAAAATCCACAACAATGAGAAAGGCCACCAGTGTGGGGAGTGTGGCCTGAAGGTGATAGACATTGGGGCGTTGAAGACACACATGCGCTCACACACCGGCGAGAGGCCTTACCACTGCACAGTGTGCAGCAAGCAGTTCATTCGACTGGAACATCTGAAGAACCACCAGCGCACTCACACAGGTGAGAGACCATACGTCTGTTCGGAGTGCAGCAAGAGCTTTGCTCAGTCTGGAGATCTCACAAaacacatacgcacccacactggagagaagccgtATGAATGTTCTGTCTGCCACGGCTGTTATACCTCTTCAGGGGATCTGGGCAAACATATGAGGATCCACAATGGCTCACGGCCCTTTCCCTGCCAGGAGTGTGACAAGAGCTTTCGCTTGGTCGGCCACCTTAAAACTCACATGAGGACCCAcactggggagagaccgtactcCTGCCCCCGCTGCCTCCGGACCTTCGCTCGCACCCACCACCTCTCTGTTCACGTGGCTCAGTGTCGCTGA